The Apium graveolens cultivar Ventura chromosome 11, ASM990537v1, whole genome shotgun sequence genome has a window encoding:
- the LOC141695145 gene encoding putative serine/threonine-protein kinase At1g54610 isoform X1, translating into MGGVCGKPSSAVEQGRESPKVRQINKGAAVVSRGNSGKKVESFRAKDRRENGEGRVGYIDKRTNSSRRVRDEQSEKKKNQLAEKIPRGISSGAEAELIAAGWPTWLVGAAGESIKGWIPRRADTFEKLEKIGQGTYSSVYKARDHLHKKVVALKRVRFDNLDRESVKFMAREILILRKLNHPNIIKLEGLITSRTSSSLYLVFEYMEHDLTGLASLPSVKFTEPQVKCYMQQLLSGLDHCHSLGVLHRDIKGSNLLIDDNGILKIADFGLASFFEQHQSAPLTSHVVTLWYRPPELLLGGTYYGVAVDLWSSGCILGELYAGKPIMPGRTEVEQLHKIFKLCGSPSEDYWKKTKLHKSTVFKPTQPYRRRLAETFKDLPDAAVGLMETLLAVDPAHRGTAASALKSEFFAVEPHACDPTTLPKYPPSKEIDAKLRSEEARRLGAEIKDDKVERDMRGSKDSRAVPAPGANAELAMSLQKRGRSNPKTRSEQFNRHKDEAASGFPIDPPRATQALKEARKEQMEQPANRASYSGPLIPGVGWTKAAKKHEAMPVVLPRTNLSSLSGLVASRTLTSEDSRDKFFPPPQVAADQARRVSETFDEWGSSRKQDIKHQSQGITGSRQMGNLLGSTKESILGFQGNGSKIHFSGPLLVPSNNVDKMLKDHDRQIQEAARRARIEKARVGNIQPQGLQVTPNPMYIGNRGAR; encoded by the exons ATGGGGGGTGTTTGTGGTAAGCCTTCTTCGGCTGTGGAACAAGGGCGTGAGAGCCCGAAAGTGAGGCAGATTAATAAGGGAGCTGCAGTTGTGTCTCGGGGGAATTCGGGGAAGAAGGTGGAGAGTTTTAGAGCTAAAGATAGGAGGGAAAATGGTGAGGGGAGAGTCGGTTATATTGATAAGAGAACAAATAGTTCGAGAAGGGTGCGTGATGAACAATCCGAGAAGAAAAAAAATCAACTTGCTGAAAAGATTCCGAGAGGTATTTCTAGCGGTGCTGAAGCGGAACTTATTGCAGCAGGGTGGCCTACTTGGCTTGTTGGAGCTGCTGGTGAATCTATAAAGGGTTGGATTCCACGACGAGCAGATACTTTTGAGAAACTCGAGAAG ATTGGCCAAGGCACTTATAGTAGTGTATACAAGGCTCGTGACCACCTACACAAGAAAGTGGTTGCTCTAAAAAGAGTGCGGTTTGATAATTTAGATCGTGAGAGTGTCAAGTTCATGGCCAGGGAAATCCTTATTTTACGGAAGCTAAATCATCCAAATATAATTAAACTGGAAGGTTTAATCACTTCGCGGACATCTTCCAGTTTGTACCTCGTCTTCGAGTACATGGAACATGATCTTACCGGACTCGCTTCCCTTCCTAGCGTAAAGTTCACAGAACCACAG GTTAAATGCTATATGCAACAACTATTAAGTGGACTTGATCATTGCCATAGTCTTGGTGTTCTTCATCGTGACATAAAGGGCTCAAATCTTTTAATTGATGATAATGGAATTCTAAAAATTGCTGACTTCGGCTTGGCAAGCTTTTTTGAGCAACATCAGAGTGCACCATTAACAAGTCATGTTGTGACTCTTTGGTATCGACCACCAGAACTATTGCTTGGAGGCACCTATTATGGGGTTGCAGTTGATCTTTGGAGTAGTGGTTGCATTCTTGGTGAACTGTATGCTGGCAAGCCTATCATGCCTGGAAGAACAGAG GTGGAGCAATTGCATAAGATATTTAAACTTTGCGGGTCACCGTCTGAGGATTACTGGAAAAAAACCAAGCTTCATAAGTCAACAGTGTTCAAGCCTACACAGCCCTATAGAAGGCGTCTAGCAGAAACATTTAAGGATTTGCCTGATGCTGCTGTGGGGCTTATGGAGACCTTACTTGCAGTAGATCCTGCTCATAGAGGAACTGCAGCTTCTGCACTTAAAAGTGAG TTCTTTGCAGTAGAACCACATGCTTGTGATCCTACAACTTTGCCTAAATACCCTCCCAGTAAAGAGATTGATGCAAAACTGCGCAGCGAAGAGGCACGGAG GTTAGGAGCAGAAATCAAGGACGACAAGGTTGAAAGGGACATGAGAGGATCAAAAGATTCTCGTGCTGTTCCTGCCCCTGGTGCTAATGCTGAGTTAGCCATGTCACTGCAG AAAAGAGGACGTTCAAATCCTAAGACCCGAAGTGAGCAATTCAACCGTCACAAGGATGAAGCTGCTTCTGGTTTTCCAATTGATCCACCTAGAGCAACTCAAGCTCTGAAAGAAGCAAGAAAAGAGCAAATGGAACAACCTGCAAACAGAGCTTCATATTCAGGTCCATTGATTCCAGGTGTTGGATGGACAAAGGCTGCAAAGAAACACGAAGCCATGCCTGTTGTTTTACCCAGGACTAATTTATCCTCGCTGTCTGGTTTGGTTGCATCAAGGACATTGACGAGTGAAGATTCCCGAGATAAATTTTTCCCCCCACCTCAAGTAGCAGCAGATCAAGCGCGTAGGGTTTCAGAAACATTTGACGAATGGGGGAGTTCCAGGAAGCAGGATATAAAGCATCAAAGTCAGGGAATTACTGGTTCTCGTCAGATGGGAAATTTATTAGGCAGTACGAAAGAATCAATTCTG GGGTTTCAGGGAAACGGAAGCAAGATCCATTTCTCCGGTCCTTTGCTTGTTCCGTCAAACAATGTTGATAAAATGCTTAAAGATCATGACCGCCAGATTCAGGAAGCAGCTCGACGAGCACGGATTGAGAAGGCAAGAGTCGGTAATATTCAACCTCAAGGATTGCAAGTGACACCTAATCCAATGTATATTGGCAATCGTGGAGCTAGGTGA
- the LOC141695145 gene encoding putative serine/threonine-protein kinase At1g54610 isoform X2 has product MGGVCGKPSSAVEQGRESPKVRQINKGAAVVSRGNSGKKVESFRAKDRRENGEGRVGYIDKRTNSSRRVRDEQSEKKKNQLAEKIPRGISSGAEAELIAAGWPTWLVGAAGESIKGWIPRRADTFEKLEKIGQGTYSSVYKARDHLHKKVVALKRVRFDNLDRESVKFMAREILILRKLNHPNIIKLEGLITSRTSSSLYLVFEYMEHDLTGLASLPSVKFTEPQVKCYMQQLLSGLDHCHSLGVLHRDIKGSNLLIDDNGILKIADFGLASFFEQHQSAPLTSHVVTLWYRPPELLLGGTYYGVAVDLWSSGCILGELYAGKPIMPGRTEVEQLHKIFKLCGSPSEDYWKKTKLHKSTVFKPTQPYRRRLAETFKDLPDAAVGLMETLLAVDPAHRGTAASALKSEFFAVEPHACDPTTLPKYPPSKEIDAKLRSEEARRLGAEIKDDKVERDMRGSKDSRAVPAPGANAELAMSLQKRGRSNPKTRSEQFNRHKDEAASGFPIDPPRATQALKEARKEQMEQPANRASYSGPLIPGVGWTKAAKKHEAMPVVLPRTNLSSLSGLVASRTLTSEDSRDKFFPPPQVAADQARRVSETFDEWGSSRKQDIKHQSQGITGSRQMGNLLGSTKESILGNGSKIHFSGPLLVPSNNVDKMLKDHDRQIQEAARRARIEKARVGNIQPQGLQVTPNPMYIGNRGAR; this is encoded by the exons ATGGGGGGTGTTTGTGGTAAGCCTTCTTCGGCTGTGGAACAAGGGCGTGAGAGCCCGAAAGTGAGGCAGATTAATAAGGGAGCTGCAGTTGTGTCTCGGGGGAATTCGGGGAAGAAGGTGGAGAGTTTTAGAGCTAAAGATAGGAGGGAAAATGGTGAGGGGAGAGTCGGTTATATTGATAAGAGAACAAATAGTTCGAGAAGGGTGCGTGATGAACAATCCGAGAAGAAAAAAAATCAACTTGCTGAAAAGATTCCGAGAGGTATTTCTAGCGGTGCTGAAGCGGAACTTATTGCAGCAGGGTGGCCTACTTGGCTTGTTGGAGCTGCTGGTGAATCTATAAAGGGTTGGATTCCACGACGAGCAGATACTTTTGAGAAACTCGAGAAG ATTGGCCAAGGCACTTATAGTAGTGTATACAAGGCTCGTGACCACCTACACAAGAAAGTGGTTGCTCTAAAAAGAGTGCGGTTTGATAATTTAGATCGTGAGAGTGTCAAGTTCATGGCCAGGGAAATCCTTATTTTACGGAAGCTAAATCATCCAAATATAATTAAACTGGAAGGTTTAATCACTTCGCGGACATCTTCCAGTTTGTACCTCGTCTTCGAGTACATGGAACATGATCTTACCGGACTCGCTTCCCTTCCTAGCGTAAAGTTCACAGAACCACAG GTTAAATGCTATATGCAACAACTATTAAGTGGACTTGATCATTGCCATAGTCTTGGTGTTCTTCATCGTGACATAAAGGGCTCAAATCTTTTAATTGATGATAATGGAATTCTAAAAATTGCTGACTTCGGCTTGGCAAGCTTTTTTGAGCAACATCAGAGTGCACCATTAACAAGTCATGTTGTGACTCTTTGGTATCGACCACCAGAACTATTGCTTGGAGGCACCTATTATGGGGTTGCAGTTGATCTTTGGAGTAGTGGTTGCATTCTTGGTGAACTGTATGCTGGCAAGCCTATCATGCCTGGAAGAACAGAG GTGGAGCAATTGCATAAGATATTTAAACTTTGCGGGTCACCGTCTGAGGATTACTGGAAAAAAACCAAGCTTCATAAGTCAACAGTGTTCAAGCCTACACAGCCCTATAGAAGGCGTCTAGCAGAAACATTTAAGGATTTGCCTGATGCTGCTGTGGGGCTTATGGAGACCTTACTTGCAGTAGATCCTGCTCATAGAGGAACTGCAGCTTCTGCACTTAAAAGTGAG TTCTTTGCAGTAGAACCACATGCTTGTGATCCTACAACTTTGCCTAAATACCCTCCCAGTAAAGAGATTGATGCAAAACTGCGCAGCGAAGAGGCACGGAG GTTAGGAGCAGAAATCAAGGACGACAAGGTTGAAAGGGACATGAGAGGATCAAAAGATTCTCGTGCTGTTCCTGCCCCTGGTGCTAATGCTGAGTTAGCCATGTCACTGCAG AAAAGAGGACGTTCAAATCCTAAGACCCGAAGTGAGCAATTCAACCGTCACAAGGATGAAGCTGCTTCTGGTTTTCCAATTGATCCACCTAGAGCAACTCAAGCTCTGAAAGAAGCAAGAAAAGAGCAAATGGAACAACCTGCAAACAGAGCTTCATATTCAGGTCCATTGATTCCAGGTGTTGGATGGACAAAGGCTGCAAAGAAACACGAAGCCATGCCTGTTGTTTTACCCAGGACTAATTTATCCTCGCTGTCTGGTTTGGTTGCATCAAGGACATTGACGAGTGAAGATTCCCGAGATAAATTTTTCCCCCCACCTCAAGTAGCAGCAGATCAAGCGCGTAGGGTTTCAGAAACATTTGACGAATGGGGGAGTTCCAGGAAGCAGGATATAAAGCATCAAAGTCAGGGAATTACTGGTTCTCGTCAGATGGGAAATTTATTAGGCAGTACGAAAGAATCAATTCTG GGAAACGGAAGCAAGATCCATTTCTCCGGTCCTTTGCTTGTTCCGTCAAACAATGTTGATAAAATGCTTAAAGATCATGACCGCCAGATTCAGGAAGCAGCTCGACGAGCACGGATTGAGAAGGCAAGAGTCGGTAATATTCAACCTCAAGGATTGCAAGTGACACCTAATCCAATGTATATTGGCAATCGTGGAGCTAGGTGA